The Sporocytophaga myxococcoides genome has a segment encoding these proteins:
- a CDS encoding RidA family protein, which yields MEKRTIDPWVWGEQTNSAQAVEVKNVSGTLYCSGQVAIDSNGIPSNADMRSQLIQTIQNLETLISESGYEVKNIVRLNVYTTSVQEFFSTCMDVYVPFIHKHGIKQATTLLEVKGLFASLTVELEATVVK from the coding sequence ATGGAAAAAAGAACAATTGATCCGTGGGTTTGGGGCGAGCAAACAAACTCCGCACAGGCAGTAGAAGTAAAAAATGTTTCCGGAACACTTTACTGTTCCGGACAAGTAGCCATTGATTCCAACGGTATACCCAGCAATGCTGATATGCGTTCGCAATTGATACAAACCATTCAAAACCTTGAAACGCTTATAAGCGAATCAGGATACGAAGTAAAAAACATTGTAAGACTGAATGTTTACACAACATCAGTGCAAGAGTTTTTCTCCACCTGCATGGATGTTTATGTGCCGTTCATTCACAAGCATGGCATTAAACAAGCAACGACACTGCTTGAGGTTAAAGGGCTTTTTGCTAGTTTGACAGTAGAATTAGAAGCTACGGTAGTGAAGTAA
- a CDS encoding helix-turn-helix transcriptional regulator translates to MQDNDTKRLSRLTAILTQLQTKRLLTATALADKFAVSVRTIYRDIRALEQAGVPIITEEGKGYKLMEGYRVPPVMFTEAQANALIIAEQLVLKNKDASFIKDYTEAVDKIKSVLNYSIKVKADLLSERTRFDQNINRERNSNNLSDLQFALTNYFLTKIEYANEQNQTSTRHIEPFALLSTENWLLIAYCRLRQEFRYFRLDRIKKLDILPDKFDPHRMTLQEFFDKYH, encoded by the coding sequence ATGCAAGACAACGACACCAAACGACTTTCACGACTGACAGCTATCTTAACTCAGTTGCAAACGAAACGGCTTTTGACAGCAACAGCTTTGGCGGACAAATTTGCGGTGAGTGTTCGTACCATATACAGGGACATCAGAGCTTTGGAACAAGCGGGCGTTCCGATTATAACAGAAGAAGGAAAAGGTTATAAACTCATGGAAGGTTACAGAGTTCCTCCTGTGATGTTTACCGAAGCACAAGCCAACGCTCTCATCATCGCAGAACAATTAGTTCTCAAGAACAAGGACGCTTCTTTTATCAAGGATTACACAGAAGCCGTAGATAAAATAAAATCGGTTTTGAATTACAGCATAAAAGTCAAAGCTGACCTACTTTCTGAAAGAACCCGGTTTGACCAGAACATTAACAGGGAAAGAAACAGCAACAACTTATCGGATCTACAATTTGCCTTGACCAATTATTTCCTCACAAAAATTGAATACGCCAACGAGCAAAACCAAACCTCCACCCGACATATTGAACCCTTTGCCTTACTCAGCACGGAAAACTGGCTACTTATTGCCTACTGTCGTTTGCGACAAGAGTTCCGGTATTTCCGGTTAGACAGAATTAAAAAACTGGATATACTTCCCGATAAATTTGACCCTCACAGAATGACCTTGCAAGAGTTTTTTGACAAGTATCATTAA
- a CDS encoding helix-turn-helix domain-containing protein — protein MLTDEEFLKKLGERINQLRQEQEMSFQDLAHKTGIDKGNLVKLTSTGSNITLTTLLKISRGLNTPIAFFFDFEYGLKK, from the coding sequence ATGCTAACAGACGAAGAATTTCTAAAGAAACTTGGTGAACGAATAAATCAATTAAGGCAGGAACAAGAAATGTCTTTTCAAGATCTGGCCCATAAAACAGGAATAGACAAGGGAAATCTTGTAAAGCTCACATCAACCGGATCTAACATAACACTTACCACCCTTTTAAAAATATCCAGAGGCTTAAATACACCTATTGCATTTTTTTTTGACTTTGAATATGGGTTAAAAAAATAA
- a CDS encoding DUF4062 domain-containing protein, which yields MAKPRIFISSTFYDLRQVRSDLDRFIKELGYEPVLNELGNIAYGKDEKLEEYCYKEISNVDILVSIVGGRYGSESQHQNVSISQMEFKTALELNKQVYIFIDKNVNAEYQTYLLNKKNKEIKYRFADNIKIYEFIEFLENLPNNNNIHSFESSLDIVQYLKEQWAGLFQRFLAEQPRIKEISLLKGIEGTAKTLNQLVSFLTEERKDRDSAIQDILLSNHPAMEEVRSKLNVNYRVYFISKDELTEWLSARGYKYVDPDFLFNDDDYYEYIHTDYRLKKKFILKVKKDIFNDDGKLKVFTKIDWRDNFIILSSQDLEQSQEDDLPF from the coding sequence ATGGCTAAACCAAGGATTTTTATTAGCTCAACTTTTTACGATTTAAGACAGGTAAGAAGTGATTTGGATAGATTTATTAAAGAATTAGGATATGAACCAGTCTTAAACGAATTAGGAAACATTGCCTACGGTAAAGATGAAAAATTAGAAGAATATTGTTATAAGGAAATATCAAATGTAGATATATTAGTTTCTATTGTAGGAGGTAGATATGGAAGTGAAAGTCAACATCAAAATGTTTCAATTTCACAAATGGAATTTAAAACCGCATTAGAGCTTAATAAACAAGTGTATATTTTTATTGATAAAAATGTCAATGCAGAATATCAAACATACCTGTTAAATAAAAAGAATAAAGAAATAAAATATAGGTTTGCCGACAACATTAAAATCTATGAATTCATTGAATTTTTGGAGAATCTTCCCAATAACAATAATATCCATAGTTTTGAATCTTCTCTTGATATTGTTCAATATTTAAAGGAGCAGTGGGCTGGTTTATTTCAAAGGTTTCTTGCTGAACAACCAAGAATTAAAGAAATAAGTTTGTTAAAAGGAATTGAAGGAACTGCCAAAACCCTTAATCAACTGGTTTCTTTCCTAACAGAAGAAAGAAAAGATAGAGATAGTGCTATCCAAGATATTTTATTAAGTAATCATCCTGCAATGGAAGAAGTCCGATCAAAGTTAAATGTTAATTATAGAGTGTACTTCATTTCAAAGGATGAATTAACTGAATGGCTTTCTGCAAGAGGTTATAAATATGTTGATCCTGATTTTTTATTTAATGATGATGACTACTATGAATATATTCATACAGATTATAGGTTAAAAAAGAAATTTATTTTAAAAGTTAAAAAAGACATTTTTAATGATGATGGAAAACTAAAAGTTTTTACAAAAATAGATTGGAGAGATAATTTTATAATCCTTAGCTCTCAAGATTTAGAACAATCTCAAGAAGATGATTTACCGTTTTAA
- a CDS encoding YdeI/OmpD-associated family protein, producing MSKKEIETYCPKSRKDWRKWLEKNHQSKKGIWLVYYKTSTKIPSLTWSEAVDEALCFGWIDSTKKTIDDERYMQYFSNRNPNSTWSKINKEKVTRLIDNNLMTQAGFESIKTAKQNGRWDTMLDIEELILPEDLKIELNKNKSSMDFFLNQSKSIKIAMLHWVVTAKRIETRKKRIDEIAQLAGKGLRPKQFG from the coding sequence ATGTCTAAAAAGGAAATAGAAACGTATTGTCCTAAAAGCCGGAAAGACTGGCGAAAATGGTTAGAAAAAAATCATCAGTCAAAAAAGGGTATCTGGCTTGTTTATTATAAAACATCAACTAAAATTCCTTCCCTCACCTGGAGTGAAGCTGTCGATGAAGCCCTTTGCTTTGGATGGATAGATAGCACTAAAAAGACCATTGACGACGAAAGGTATATGCAATATTTCAGCAATAGAAACCCTAATAGTACCTGGTCAAAAATAAATAAGGAAAAAGTCACCCGACTCATCGACAACAACCTGATGACCCAGGCGGGTTTTGAAAGCATCAAAACTGCCAAACAGAATGGAAGGTGGGATACCATGCTGGATATTGAAGAATTGATTCTACCAGAGGATTTAAAAATTGAACTGAATAAAAATAAAAGTTCAATGGACTTTTTTCTGAACCAGTCAAAATCAATTAAAATAGCGATGTTGCATTGGGTTGTAACTGCTAAAAGAATTGAAACAAGAAAAAAGAGAATTGATGAAATAGCACAATTAGCCGGCAAAGGATTAAGACCTAAGCAATTCGGATAA